Proteins encoded together in one Onychomys torridus chromosome 1, mOncTor1.1, whole genome shotgun sequence window:
- the Ms4a10 gene encoding membrane-spanning 4-domains subfamily A member 10: MRVTSILRHKLNSDKTFSLAHSQGALPESVAAQAPMMISSSGTGDISQWQVLGPAQPAQKVAQPMQKVTKPQHPAPNGHLEKPLERSVLLQKLTVFHIAIAFAHLAFGGFLLSTVKNLHLVVLKCWYPLWGAVAFLISGILAMTTRTFPKTSMKILCVTGNVISFLCALAGLFVIVKDLFLESPFPWPIWRPYPNSTVYIQRLELTLLCFTFLEIFLTGSTAVIACRTERLHAEDKDDTPLVPDAPVELEGLSMEPPTYEDVTQACSESFRGHQLWVTAGLTDTVHRSPLHTGSRSLGE, encoded by the exons ATGAGAGTCACATCCATCCTCAGACACAAGCTGAACTCTGACAAGACCTTCTCCTTGGCCCACAGCCAGGGTGCCCTGCCAGAGTCAGTGGCTGCACAAGCTCCCATGATGATTTCCAGCAGTGGCACTGGGGATATCTCTCAATGGCAGGTCCTAGGCCCTGCCCAGCCTGCGCAGAAAGTGGCCCAGCCCATGCAGAAAGTGACCAAGCCCCAGCATCCTGCTCCAAATGGGCACCTTGAGAAGCCCCTGGAGAGAAGTGTTCTTCTGCAGAAGCTGACT GTCTTTCACATCGCTATTGCTTTTGCACACCTGGCCTTTGGTGGTTTCCTGCTCTCCACAGTTAAGAACCTGCACTTGGTGGTGTTGAAGTGCTGGTATCCACTCTGGGGAGCTGTCGCT TTTCTCATTTCAGGGATCTTGGCAATGACAACAAGGACATTTCCCAAGACTTCTATG AAGATACTGTGTGTGACAGGAAACGTCATCAGCTTCTTGTGTGCGCTGGCAGGCCTCTTCGTCATTGTCAAGGACCTCTTTCTGGAGAGTCCTTTTCCATGGCCAATCTGGAGACCATACCCCAACAGCACA GTCTATATCCAGAGACTGGAGCTGACCCTGCTCTGCTTCACCTTCCTGGAGATCTTCCTGACAGGATCCACAGCCGTCATAGCCTGTAGGACAGAACGTCTGCATGCAGAG GATAAGGATGACACCCCTCTCGTTCCTGACGCACCTGTGGAACTTGAAGGTCTCTCGATGGAGCCACCAACCTATGAAGATGTGACTCAAG CTTGCTCTGAGTCTTTCCGAGGCCACCAGCTCTGGGTCACTGCTGGCCTCACTGACACTGTCCATCGATCTCCACTCCACACAGGCTCCAGGAGCTTGGGAGAGTAG
- the Ms4a15 gene encoding membrane-spanning 4-domains subfamily A member 15, with the protein MWERRGRGEPAACTAAVSSRNASGLRPPPAILPTSMCQPPGIMQFEESPLGAQAPRATQPPDLRPIETFLTGEPKALGTVQILIGLIHLGFGSVLLMVRRGHLGMLFIEGGVPFWGGACFITSGSLSVAAEKNHTSCLVRSSLGTNILSAMAAFAGTAILLMDFGVTNWDVGRGYLAVLTIFTILEFFIAVIATHFGCQATRAHTNASVIFLPNAFGTDFNIPSPAVSPPPAYDNVAYMPKESSE; encoded by the exons CAACGCCAGCGGCCTCCGCCCACCTCCAGCCATTCTGCCCACCTCCATGTGCCAACCTCCAGGGATCATGCAATTCGAAGAGTCACCGCTGGGGGCGCAGGCGCCCAGGGCCACCCAGCCACCGGACCTTAGACCAATAGAGACCTTCTTGACAGGAGAACCCAAGGCTTTAGGG ACCGTGCAGATCCTGATCGGCCTCATCCACCTTGGCTTCGGCAGCGTCCTGCTCATGGTTCGCCGAGGCCACCTGGGGATGCTCTTCATTGAAGGTGGCGTCCCCTTCTGGGGAGGAGCTTGC TTCATCACCTCTGGGTCCCTCTCAGTAGCAGCTGAGAAAAACCACACCAGTTGCCTG GTGAGGAGCAGCCTAGGGACCAACATCCTCAGTGCCATGGCAGCCTTCGCTGGGACAGCCATTCTTCTCATGGACTTCGGTGTCACTAACTGG GATGTGGGCAGGGGCTACCTTGCTGTGTTAACCATCTTCACCATCCTGGAGTTCTTCATCGCTGTCATTGCCACCCACTTTGGGTGCCAAGCCACCCGTGCCCACACTAACGCA TCTGTGATTTTCCTACCCAACGCCTTCGGCACGGATTTCAACATCCCCAGCCCAGCGGTCTCTCCACCCCCTGCCTATGACAATGTGGCATACATGCCCAAGGAGTCATCGGAGTAG